Genomic window (Candidatus Effluviviaceae Genus I sp.):
TCATCGTTCTTCGCCGTCGCGACGTACGCGTCGCACTTCTCGCAGTCCAGCCCGCAGAACGCCGTCATCCCGAGACCTCCTCTCGTCGCACGCCCACGAACACATCACACGAGCCCGGCTCGATCTGTGAGTGGTGAAACGGTACGGCGCACGCGCGGAAGCCGGCATCCTCCAGCCAGGCGAGCCACTCCCCGTGGCGGAAGAGGCCGCACACGTGCCGGTCGAGCACGCAGACGGGCTCCGCGCCGGCCTCGCGGAGCACGTAGGCCA
Coding sequences:
- a CDS encoding class I SAM-dependent methyltransferase, whose protein sequence is AYVLREAGAEPVCVLDRHVCGLFRHGEWLAWLEDAGFRACAVPFHHSQIEPGSCDVFVGVRREEVSG